The sequence below is a genomic window from Maylandia zebra isolate NMK-2024a linkage group LG18, Mzebra_GT3a, whole genome shotgun sequence.
ATGTTTTAGTGAACTATGCTCCCAAAGCTTATCAAAGCTCACTTTTCACAGCCATGGCACCACAGGGTGTGCCCAAGATGCTTGCGTGTGCGTATgactatgtatgtgtgtgcgtgtgtgtgtgtttgtgtgactatGTAATGTGTTATGCTTTGCTCCTTCAACCAGTACTCATTAGCGTAAAGTGAGCTACTTGAcaaagcatgcatgctacagcTAAAGTAGCCAGCCACTggagtaaacaaaacaaagacaaaggatCCAGTGAGATAATTGCTAGTGTGAAAACTTCTTCCACTCTTACAAACATTGCAGGAGGTGCTGAACCACAAATTCAGAAGAAGCAAAACattatttaatttcaacatACTGTTTGTTGAAATTACTCTCAGTGTAGGTGAAACAAAAACTTAGAGGAATATGCTACCCCATAAGCATCGCATAAAGCTCAGTAAGTACACCAACTGCAAAGCAAAAGAGGATATGTATCAAAATGTGTGCATTACAGAAGTCAAATGTACTAGATGTGTTTTGGAGTGCAAAAAAAATTGGGCCTGGTGTCAGCAAACTGGATGAACAGTCGTGGTTGCAGCTGGAGCTGGTCCGTCATCATGATAAACTGTTTCAGTACTGAATGAACTGAAATTCTGCTCACAGCATTTTTCGCTAATACCATGAGAGCTAATTctaacaaaaacatgtttcaaaaCATCTGTACAGActgttatatataaatatatatcctTAATAAGCAGCTATGTCAGAATGAGATTTCTGcctctttatatttttttttattttttattttggtcagTTTCACTTATGCAAAAGCACCTCAGAGGGTACTTTCCTACTGCGTCCCTTTGACCCCTTTCAGTTTGTTCTCTGCTGGACTTCCTGTCAGTAGTGATCATGTCCGATTTGTtcaactttgtttttgttgtgactAAAACATTTGTCTATTCTAAGGGGGTGCTTGTGAATTGAACAAACGAAAAGCCATGTAGCTAgtgaagagaaaaaataaataaaatgaaaaaatgacaCCATATGGACCCCTGCAGTAACTGCACCTGGAACTTGCTGAATTTTTGCCCAACTTCTCCCAGATGCCAGCTTTATGTAATGGGATTATCTTTGTTATGTTTGTTCAGACATGTACTTTGGTGTTGTTCATCAgatacatgaaaataaaaaaagttaatcATTCTGGGGTGATACGTTTTAAATGtatataattatttttctaTTGATGTTATGGATGCCTTAGGTTTTTTTGAACAAATGTGAATACATCAAATATTGTTCCCTTACTTAGAATATAAACTGcaatttaaacaaaatattCTCATGcttctgctgttttgtttgttttgttttgttttagttatttatgtatttatttgccCTTAGCGTAAATTTAGATTTTCTCGctttatattaaaataatgataatattttCCCTCTAGAAATTGCATGAGCTTTAATTTACTCATTCATTTacagtattttatttcttttattttatttgtcatgCTAATGCGATTTTCCTGTTTCCAGAGGAGGGAAGCCATTCTTcgattctgtgtgtgtttgtgtgcgattACGCGGAAAcaacatgtgtgtatgtgtatgtatatgtatatatatatatatatatatatgtatatgtatgtatgtatatatatatatatatatatatatatatatatatatatataatttatttattaatccctcgggtgggttcctctgggaaattcggtttccaaaaaagcacagcacagacagagttacagaatattatatatatataaatacaaagaCATATATAGATAAattatacaaaggggataaataggaataaaataaaaataaaaatacaagtgaattgcacatttcaagtacggagtctattgcaccgttgattattaacaaaaagtattgcacaaaaggtaattgcacagtgaagtgaagaggcactacagcttagttgttcccccctcctttgtcctcctgtctcccctccctctcccctccagagaggagttaaacagtctgatggcgtgtgggacgaaggagtttttaagtctgttggttcttgtctttgggagaagcaacctgtcactgaacagactcttctggttgtttatggccgtgtgcagaggatgcccagcattgtccataatgtccagcagtttctttagtgtGCTTTTCTCtaccactgtcaccagagtgtccagcttcatgccgaccacagagctagccctcctgatcagtttttccagcctggatgagtccttctttctatatatatatatacatagagagagagagagagagatatctatatgtgtatatgtatgtgtgtgtgagagagagagagaccgttTACGTGAAGCCCTTTATTTCGGTTAATCACACTCCACTTGAATGCAGCAGTAATTATTTTTGCGTGACTGTGCTGCCATGGTAACAAAGGCGGGCTGTTCCGGGTTAATTATCCAATGAACTTTTCCTGGTTCGTAGCTGGACGTTTGATTGGCTCCAGAAGACGTCCTGAAATCATCTACTCCACTGACGCTTGAAGCCCGCGGTTTACAAAAGACATTGTTGCATTGAGCGAAATAATATCACGTtaataaaatgtacttttaaccGAGGCTGACTTGCTTAGATGCTGACGTCGACTCCGGGTATAGCCTAAAACGTCGGTAATTTAacacaaatcagaactgacCGTGCAGCAGTGAAATTGTTAGCAGCGCTAACAATTTCATTGCTAACTTGCAGTAGCAAGTTAGCAAATGGCTAGTTAGCCACAGTGCGCAGTGCAGGTAACGTTACCTTGTCAACTGGCATTAACTCAAACAGCCGTGCCTAACAACTAGGAAACGAGCTGAGGTGAGTCTTGAATGCTGCAGTATCTGAGCAGCATAGatattatcaataaatcatgtCCTGTTGCATAAACTGCAAAGTTAGCCTATGATATTAAGCTGTAATTGCGACAACCACTAATTCTCTGTCATTTATACTTGAGTCAGCTATTCTCAACGCGAgctacaaaacagcaacaatgtCGCTGTCAACTGAGAATCGTTTTGCGGCTTCGGGAAGCGTCGTTGTTAAAGGACAAACTATTTGTGTGGTTCCCGACTTCTCGTCTGGTCACCTGGAAGATGACTTTGACCTGAACAGGTCTTACCCGTGTACTCGCAGACCTCTGTACAAGGAGAGGCTTTTAGCCTTTCAGCGTCGTTATGATCCGGCTTCCCTGACAGGTAAATTTCAGCAGTGTTGATTACAACCAACAGAAATGCTGCGCTAATAAATTCATCTCAAGTCAGTTTTGATATGACGCCCCCACCCCCATCACTGACGGTTTTGATTGGCTTGTGTTCTTAAACTAAGGGGaataaattgaatttaaatcagCTTATAACACCACTTTTTCCTACAGGTGATCATTTTGACATTGGATCTTCTGTGGCCACAAAAAACCGCCAGATGTGTAGTTTGCTTCCATCTTCTCAAGCTGGTTCCTTGCCACACTTGTCTACTAtgtcagagagagaggagatgcTCTTCAGTCAGCTAATGTCTGGTGACTTTGGCCTGCCGGGGTATCCCTCTGCCTTCAACCCAAACAAAGTCATTCTAACTGTCAACCATAAAACTAAAAAGGTACTGTGTTGTTGACTTAATGTGGAGGGAGGTTTCTTTGCAGCACAGGATAACCAGCATTTCAACTGTATGAATTGCTTactttattaattatttatttattttaatttcaggtTTTGTCAGCAAATGAACAAGCCTGCAAGCTGTTTGAGTGCGCAACTGAAGAGCTCATTGGAAAAAAGCTGCCCTCCCTCTTAAAGAAAACCAGTCAGGTCCTGGAAGAAGCACTGGAAGAGGATTTTCCACTAGTCGATGGGACTGTTGTAGCAGCGTCTGGAAAAGTGGTATGAAATTACTTAAAACAGCATGAGCCATTGAGTCAGATTTCTTTAATCTACACCATAgatttattcatttcatttgttttggggttttttttttttctttgtttgtttgtgttttggcagGTGGATGCCCTGACTTTATCTGGAGAAATGCCAGTGTCTGTGTACACCTACAGACAATCACAGAATGAAGAGCACCTCCTCCTCGTGATGGAAAATGTAGAAAGGATGTCTTCCTTTTTGTCCTTCTCAAGAGATGTAAGTACACCCTTATTTAGCATTCTTTTACAAATGTAAAGTAATGCCTAGCCATAGACGTGTACATTTGTCACTTTCAGGGCAGAATCCTAACCTGTGATTTGGCATTTGCCCATCTCCATGGATACCATCATCCCGAGGAGTTAAAAGGAGTTTTTGTGAAGGAGCTAATCCCCTCTTTACAAATCCCCCTCCGCAGTCATGCACTGCCCAAAGTAAGCACACTTTTCAACTGTTCTGCTCAGCTAAGGAAAACTCGGGATTTTAACCTCTGCTTCCGAGACCCTTTTTATCAATGTGCTGCTCTGACATTTTGGCAGAATGGATAAGAAGAAAATTATAtccctttttaaatatttctgtagtacaattttttttctatctgCTTTCAGATGCTGAGGGTTCAGCGAGTGTGTGGTAGAAGCAGAGAAGGTGCAGCAGTCCCGCTGTGTGTTAAACTTCAAGGGGCGGTGCAGTGTGGGAAACCCCAACACCAGCTTAATGGGACTGGCTACATATACCTCAATGACAGCCTTGAAATGTCATCCTCATCAGGTAGTTGGCTTAAATTGTAGGACAAAGCTATGACCAATAGATTAAAAACACACTCACTGTTGTGCACCCAGTGGGTGTGTGGGTTATGCACCCACACACTGTGTTGTGCTGTACACTCCAATTAACATTTAAACTTCTTGCAGTCCAATAGAGGTGTAGGTTTTACATTTTGGGGCTTTTCCTGGACAATTTAAAGTTGGAAATGTACTAATATGGCCCTTACAGATCAGATGTGGTGCTTGCATTGACAGCTTTCAGGCAGCTTTAATGTTAGTGGCCTTTTTCATGCCGTGTCTGTGTCCACTATAGTGAACACCTGTTGTTTAGTATCCTCAAGtctgatgtttgtgttttaagGCAATAAATTCACTAATACCCCCCCACCCCATGTCATCTGCTTTTATATATCACTTATGCTTTCTTTAACTAATTGTGCACTTTGAACGTACGCTTGGACTTTCACAGACGTCAATGTGGACAGCACTGTCAGCCCAGCCCTAGAATACTCTGGAACAGTTTGGGTGTTTGCTCCTGTCAGCGGTCTCCTTCTGCTCCACACTGATGGTTCTATCATCAGCATCCACAGCCACCTGGCCCTCAGTCTGTTTGGCTACAGCAAGGACGAGCTGCTGGGGAAGGTCAGCCAATGTAACCACTGAACGTGGATGTTTGGACTGAGGACCATCCAATCCTCATAGATATTGCTGTTTTGTTATCTATAGAACATCACTTTCCTGATGCCCGGTTTCTATGGGTGGATGTCGGACTCGGACAGAAAGACCAGATCCTTCTCTGATTCTCATGCAAAGGCCTCTAAAAGTCCTGCAGCATCCAGGATATCAGGAAAATATGGTGAGTGTTGGAATATGTAAGGTACTTATTTTTACCTGTCATGCAGTATTATTTGTTTGCACTGTGCATCACTTAATAGTTTCTTATTTCAATTTTAGACCCATCCTCACTAGTGGCAGGAGACATGGCCATGGTGCACCGAGCAGCTCTGGAAAGGACTTCAGCAGGGAGAGGCAGGATCTTCACTGGCACCAGCATGATGCTGGATAAACAGGGCAGCGCTCTGTCTGCCCTCTCCCCTCCTGCAGTCACCTCAACACGTGTGGTTACGTAAGTACGCGGGCACATTAAAATCGTCCAGCTCACAGGCTCCGTGATTTTAATGTGTATCAATGATTTTATCTGGTAAGTCATATCCGAGGCTTTTAGTAGCCTTGGATATGATGGTGATTAATTCTGACAGGAGGTTTTATGCCAGCAGATATTCAAATTCACTGTAGACTTTAAACAGAGTGGGTTTGTGTACTCTGAAATGCTGGACAGACAAAAGCTGCTGTTGCGACAATCAGGTGCCTTAAAGCCGCAGGCTGCATGTATATTTAATGTGCTTTGCAGTAAATCTGGAAGCACTCCAACTCACTGGTCAAGCCTGATGGTCTCACTGTGTCTCCAACTACTCAATAGACACTGAAACACTAATTACATTTTCCCCAGTTAGATCAGCTGTGACTGCTCATCGTTTCTGTCCTTTCTGCTGTTATTGTTTTCCCCCCTAAAACTTGTATCTGAATTGGACTCGTAAAGCTTTTGTGACTGGAATGTTTTCCCCAAATTTCACAGTCATGAATGATTGTGATGCTGGAATATCTCAGTGTGGGTTAAGTGTGTTAAAAGGCCTCTCGTTTGCCATCTGTTGGACAAATAATGTCACAGCATGCCtggtatttaaaaaataaatttaaaaaaagtagagATTTCTAATATCGTGCCTCTTATTTAGAATTTGAAGAAATAGTAATGCATCGTTAAGTTGTTCCAACTGAATATTATTGTTTACCAACCTTTTATACAAAATATGTATTTCAGTACTGAGCTTTTATTTAAGCTAagcatttacaatttacagCATGCAGATAGAAACTTGCATAAGTCCTAAATCTTCAGCCTGTGGGGGAAATAAACAGGCAAAGACTTATTCACTCACTAAAAATGTAACTGCAGAGACAAATTAGCTGGGAGTTAAGGCATTCGTTCTTGTATATGCTATTACCAGTGCTTGTAAGGTGAAGTGCTTTGTGTTTTACACTTGCACCAACCCCAAAAAACAAGACATCCACAGCATAGATTGCAGTTTTGCGTATACATTTTTGATTTCCTAGGAGAGACTTCAGATACGTTTTCAGTAAATATTTTGCCACTGGAGTTTGCCTGTAGCTTTCTTGTGTTGGCATGGAAAGAAAAGAATTGGATTGAAACAGCCCGTCTTTCCTCAGGGCCAATAACACTGCAGAGCTGATGGAAGAAGCAGCTCAGGTAGCACCATGCTGTAGTCAGATAGACAGTGTGGATACTACTCAGGCACTCCTCAAGACATTTACCTGGGTGGAACTTCCAGATGACGACGCCTGCCGCTCTGTTCCCACTGAACCATCGCACCAAAAGAGAGAACAGCAGCCGGGCAGTGAAGTTCAGAAAAAAGATGAACCCGCCCCTGAGAATATCCCAGGTGTGACGTAGCTCTGCTGATGTTTTCTTTACATAAATGGAGCTCCGCTATAAATACAATGTACAatgaatgtttttcttgttcTGTAGACTGTCCTGCTGGGAATGAACATGCTGTTGATAAGATTAACGACAAACCTCCTGATGTAGGAAAAGATCACCGTTCATCTGCCTCTGTGCTTGAGGAATCTAGCTTTGAAGTAATCTCAATGGAGAGC
It includes:
- the pask gene encoding PAS domain-containing serine/threonine-protein kinase — protein: MSLSTENRFAASGSVVVKGQTICVVPDFSSGHLEDDFDLNRSYPCTRRPLYKERLLAFQRRYDPASLTGDHFDIGSSVATKNRQMCSLLPSSQAGSLPHLSTMSEREEMLFSQLMSGDFGLPGYPSAFNPNKVILTVNHKTKKVLSANEQACKLFECATEELIGKKLPSLLKKTSQVLEEALEEDFPLVDGTVVAASGKVVDALTLSGEMPVSVYTYRQSQNEEHLLLVMENVERMSSFLSFSRDGRILTCDLAFAHLHGYHHPEELKGVFVKELIPSLQIPLRSHALPKMLRVQRVCGRSREGAAVPLCVKLQGAVQCGKPQHQLNGTGYIYLNDSLEMSSSSDVNVDSTVSPALEYSGTVWVFAPVSGLLLLHTDGSIISIHSHLALSLFGYSKDELLGKNITFLMPGFYGWMSDSDRKTRSFSDSHAKASKSPAASRISGKYDPSSLVAGDMAMVHRAALERTSAGRGRIFTGTSMMLDKQGSALSALSPPAVTSTRVVTANNTAELMEEAAQVAPCCSQIDSVDTTQALLKTFTWVELPDDDACRSVPTEPSHQKREQQPGSEVQKKDEPAPENIPDCPAGNEHAVDKINDKPPDVGKDHRSSASVLEESSFEVISMESRSSSGFCEHGGSDPAQAVDSASIFLDLNSNGDLVSRALAELDLGGNVELLSGGGGNNDAPHSVASCDTAELLRTPSPCMVLSDQEAEPSEPGDVAAVEARNKSPEKLEKHKDEQVHWEAVSAIHQGKGQEGCEQVNTGIQSLADMPATSTPKKQKVYGHNQSSETTCIVEGQFEGSGYHRDGTRIDVLCDVCGTNLPDGSSIFCMWMCRLSQQGAMSQTDQSLHDQTAGSLGERIGEASQGEALRSTMDLEQSKACDGQFEEEYKPIKAVGKGAFGFVWKAERRCDGQEVIVKFISKARIVSDCWVDDPMLGRVSQEIAILTRVTHHNIVKVLEVFENGSYFQMVMEKHGDGLDLFEFIDMQPRLDEPLASYIFRQIVAAVFYLRTKNILHRDIKDENIIIDTCFHIRLIDFGSAAIMTPGKLFYHFCGTLEYCSPEVLQGNPYEGPELEMWSLGVLLYTLLFSENPFCDVGEILDAKLNPPYHLSPELDDVLHGLLDPNPTHRMDLDQLLLQSWISQPISLSEYTWAEVVPENLSCCLPQHQESSPKAYIGQSSFSGGGDDTLPEDDEEEDEDERLEIAALKSELHKYLVED